From a single Anomalospiza imberbis isolate Cuckoo-Finch-1a 21T00152 chromosome 16, ASM3175350v1, whole genome shotgun sequence genomic region:
- the RNPS1 gene encoding RNA-binding protein with serine-rich domain 1 has translation MFIDVADFVMDAALIWAPSPTKRKDRSEEKSKDRSKDKAAAKELSEKDRGRDKTRKRRSASSGSSSTRSRSSSTSSSGSSSSTGSSSGSSSSSASSRSGSSSTSRSSSSSSSSGSPSPSRRRHDNRRRSRSKSKPPKRDEKERKRRSPSPRPTKVHVGRLTRNVTKDHIMEIFSTYGKIKMIDMPVDRLNPHLSKGYAYVEFENPDDAEKALKHMDGGQIDGQEITATAVLAPRPRPPPRRFSPPRRMLPPPPMWRRSPPRMRRRSRSPRRRSPVRRRSRSRSPGRRRHRSRSSSNSSR, from the exons ATGTTTATAGATGTTGCAGATTTTGTGATGGATGCAGCCCTCATATG GGCTCCCTCACCAACCAAGCGCAAGGACAGGTCAGAAGAGAAATCGAAGGACCGGTCCAAGGATAAAGCAGCCGCTAAGGAATTGAGTGAAAAGGATCGTGGTCGGGACAAAACACGCAAAAGACGCAGTGCCTCCAGCGGGAGTAGCAGTACCAG GTCCCGTTCCAGCTCAACTTCCAGCTCAGGGTCCAGTTCCAGCACTGGTTCTAGCAGTGGCTCAAGTTCCTCTTCTGCCTCGAGCCGCTCTGGGAGCTCCAGCACCTCGCGCAGTTCCAGTTCGAGTAGCTCTTCTGGCTCTCCCAGTCCTTCTCGACGGAGACATGACAATAGGAGACGGTCCCGCTCCAA GTCCAAACCACCCAAGAGAGATGAAAAGGAGCGGAAGAGGCGGAGCCCATCACCCAGACCCACAAAAGTGCATGTTGGAAGGCTCACTAGAAATGTGACAAAG gaTCACATAATGGAAATCTTTTCCACTTATGGAAAGATTAAAATGATTGACATGCCAGTTGACAGGCTAAACCCACACCTTTCCAAAGGTTATGCTTATGTGGAGTTTGAAAACCCAGATGATGCTGAGAAAGCCCTGAAACACATGGATGGAG GCCAGATTGACGGGCAGGAGAtcacagccacagctgtgctggcaccACGGCCTCGACCACCCCCCAGACGCTTCAGCCCCCCCAGGAGGATGCTGCCACCGCCGCCGATGTGGCGCAGGTCCCCCCCTCGCATGAGGAGGAG gTCCCGCTCTCCTCGGCGCAGGTCCCCTGTTCGCCGGCGATCCCGATCCAGGTCTCCCGGGCGAAGGCGCCATCGCAGCCGCTCCAGCTCAAACTCCTCAAGATAA